The genome window AGTCAGTAGCAGGGAACACCAGCTATTCAGGCTGTAAAACAGGGAACACTTAATTCACAAGGCCAGCCTCAGGGCGCGTCTATCCAAAATTCTATCTCAGATTCAACCAAGGACtcataactttttctttttttttttttattcctttaagtAGTCTCTGTATTAACATGTATTTTTTGAGCACTGCCTCAGTGCCAGGCACCAGTCTTCCCCTTCTACATGGGTGGTCTAGTCTAATCTGCTCGTGAACCCTTTGAAGTTGTCAGATTATTGACTCTATTTCACAGCGAGTGAACTGTGCCACATCCAACATCCTAAGTGCCAGAgcatccccatccactcccccCTGTGTCCATAGGCATGTGTGTAAGTGGTACCAGAgcatccccatccactcccccCTGTGTCCATAGGCATGTGTGTAAGTGGTACCAGAgcatccccatccactcccccCTGTGTCCATAGGCATGTGTGTTAAGTGGTACCAGAgcatccccatccactccccacTGTGTCCATAGGCATGTGTGTAAGTGGGATTTTTATCTTCCTGGAAGTCTACAGCACTACCCTAACAAGCTCCCCGAAAGTGCTTTGAGTATTTGGGGATCCTTTCATCTGCATTTAGGAGGGGTTGCCTGTGATGAGGTGGTATTTCCACCATTGTACTCAGAAACATGTGTCTTCCCTAAGGTGAGAAACCATACCAGTGTGACTTCAAGGACTGTGAGAGAAGGTTTTCTCGCTCAGACCAGCTCAAAAGACACCAAAGGAGACACACAGGTTTGTAGGTTAACTTCTCATCGCCAGCAGTCACAGCCCCTTGGGTTACAGCTGACTTGGTGACTGTCTTCTCTGTTGAACACGGACGAGAGGGTGattgatctgtctgtctgtccatttaaTTTTCCAACTCTCTTCCCCTCACCTGGAGACTTGCCTTTTAAAAAGGAGAGGGGCGGTGGAGATTATGGCTcggcaattaagagcactttttcTTCAAGAGgtctcaggtttggttcccagcatccacatttgGCAATGTTTGTAaccacagctccaggggatctgacactctcttctggcctccaagggcactgaacacacatgacacacacacacacacacacacacacacacacacacacacacacacaccataaataaaaaagtctttctttacaaagaaagagaaaggaaaggaaacagctCCTGTTTCTCTTGAGAACCACAGCACACGGGGATCCCACAGCAGGCTGGTGATCTGCTGATGTTCAGTTGGAGCCAGGGCGATGGAGACGAGCCAGTTTGCAGTGATCCACTTTTCTCAGTCTCTAACCCTTGTCTGCTGGTGAGAATTGGATGTTTGCGGTTAGGAAATGTCTTTTCCCAAGTCAGGAGCAGCACCTGGAGGTTGCTATACAGAATCAGGTGACTTCTGCTGGGCCTGGGGCCCAAGGAAATGTGAGGTCCAGGTAGACACAGATCTGGCCGATGTGATGGATACACCAGGCTTCTCCAGCTGCCAGAAAGCCGGCCTTATGTGTCTCATTGTGCCCCGCATTGTTAGGGCCGAGGCTAGACCTTCTCTGTCCGTTTAGGTGTGAAACCATTCCAGTGTAAAACTTGTCAGCGAAAGTTTTCCCGGTCCGACCACCTGAAGACCCACACCAGGACTCATACAGGTAAAACAAGTGCGTAAActtttcttcacatttatttttcattatttttttaagctaCTGTTGAATGAAACTGTAATGAGATTATGTAGGAATTCTAGAGTTGAGAATCCATTTAGAGAAAGGCAACGTCTAGCTACTTTTACATGATTAATGATAATATTTTTCAGCAAAAGGGTCAGAGAACACTGAGTAGaaaagagatgggaagagaatGTCCAGGGGTTTCAGAACAAAGGCGGGAAGATAAGTTGATCCCCACTGGCCCCAGTTTGCTGTATTACTGAAAGATCAACCTTACAGcatgatcagaaattcaagacgTTCTATTCTTCTGCGAGCTCTTGTTTTACAGCCGTGACTGGAGAGTCTGCGCCTAGAGCCTCGCGAGGAGTCTGGGTTTCTGCTAGATTAGCACAAACTCGTGGCTAGCTTTCCTTTACAGCAGCAGAATGGGCATTGGTGTGGCCACAGGCTGCCGAAGCACTGTGCTTGTCCACAAAGCTGATGAGATTCTTAGTGGAAATGGCACCGCCCTTGTGGTACACGCGCTTCCTTAGGAAGCAGAGCTGTCTCATAGGGAAACTCTTCATCTTTCCAGCATCCTTGGAAGAAGAGTAGGGTAGCAGTTTTTAATCCTCATTAACAGATGAGTCTGTGATGGGGAGTGATTAATTGATTTGCCCAGAGCCACAGAGCAACTGGATAGCGATCTCAGTGGTGACTGCCTGCCCCACCTCATCCCGAGAGGGGCGTGTTTAGATAGCCAGCCCGAGAAGCCAGGGAATTGAGGAGAAGGAGCCAGAAGAGCCAAGCTGAGTGCCACTGAGGGGACCAATATGAGAAAGAGTTGCAAAGTGCCCATGAGGAGGTAAGAGTGGCAGGCAGGAACCAGATCAGGGAAAGCAGATGGACAGTGAGAAGGCCACGGCATTGTAAGTTTCCGGGGAAGTTCCCAGTCCTCAGCACAGACAGGTTATACCTTAAGATATCACCAAAGCACCCGTGCCCCAGTGTTGGAGAGATATGAGTCTTATTCTCCTTCTTCAGGCATTTTTGATATATTGTCTTTTAGTCCCAAGCCCAGAGTCTGGAGATTGTCCCCTGCACACCTCATTGCCTGCAAACCTGTGCCACCAACAAATGCCATAGTTGATCAGCcacccagtctggcctcagaaCACCACATCTCTTGAGGAATTTCTCAGTGGGACTATCAATACCCTAGGAAGATCCTCCAGACGGCACCATTTTCCTCAGCAAgccctgggggggaggggtgtgataCAGGGATGAGGGTAGGCTTCAGGATTAGGcaccctgagtttgaatcctgccTGGATATGTCTGCAACAGCCATGCAACCTCATCTGTAGAGTGAAGATAACATTTCTTTGTGAGGTTGTTTTAAGAAACATACAAGGCAATGAATATACCTCTATGAGCGATGCCTGTATGTTCAGCATTACATACAAGCTAAAGACAGTGAGAATGAGAGCTCCTGAGATGGAACAGTCTTAATCGTACGGCAATCTTAATCATTGCAACTAGAatctcccctcccacccagctCGGTTCTGAGTCATCCTCTGCCCTGAAAAGAATCAAATAGGATACAAACTTGTACCCACGATTTATTTGAAATCATCCGTATAGAGATGGTAAAGCTTCAGTCCCAGATCGATTGCTGACCAGCCCTTAAATCAATAGTATCTAGGGCAGTGGTCCAGAGCAGCCACCAATCAACAGTCTCCAGGGGAGTGGTTCAGACCCTTGCAGCTCAGATTCCACCTAGACAGCGACAGGGAAACGTTGGCATCTGTCACAGAGTGTTCTCAGAGATGGAACAGAGGTTTCCTAAGCCCTCTTAATTTATGAGTCGCTCAGATTTCCACAAACTCGACTTCTCTCTCATTTcccaaattttccattttattatgtttacagtgctTCCGGTTTGCAAGCCCTCAAAAGGCGTTGCTAATCTCAGGCTGCCAGTGAAGAGCCAGCCAGTTGGTTAGCTTAGGGAACGACCCGCGGGAGTCCAGGGCAGGTGTCTTGTGGTGATTTAACTCGGGCCTTTGATAGTTGAACCTGCGCCCGGTCACGCTGCTGCACGCGTCTCTAACTGGCAACTGTGTCCACAGGTGAAAAGCCCTTCAGTTGTCGCTGGCACAGCTGTCAGAAAAAGTTTGCGCGGTCAGACGAATTAGTCCGCCACCACAACATGCACCAGAGAAACATGACCAAACTCCAGCTGGCGCTTTGAGGGCTCCGACCGACCGGGGGACAGTTCAGCATCCCAGGCAGGACAGTGTGCAAACCGATTCCAAATCTGATTTCGAAATTCCTCCCCACTCACCTACAAAAGGACTCCATAGTGGATCGTCATCCAGCTCCCCAGACAGCACACGTGTTTGACCACATCCTATCAGGTTTGCCGGAAGTAGTCTGTGCTCCGCCTACTCTTGGCCAACTCAcaggcctggaaaaaaaaaaaatggctcaagATGTCTTGTTAGTTGAAAGCACATTGCCATTGGGTCTGAGTTTTCCACTGTTCGAAGAGCCATTGTTAATAATGTCCCCCtaccttcctcttctccattctGCACATTTTCACCAGCATTGGAGCGGTTGTTCCATTTTCCATCATGGGGTATTTATAGGCCagggcatgtgtatgtgtctgctaATGTAAACCTTGTCGTGGTTAACCTTCACTAACAGCCCTAgaaagaaataaatcagagaGCAAGGCACCAGGGGGCAAATATCGCCGAGAATTCCAGAGGTCAGGCTGCAAACCTGGAATCCTGGAAGGCAGAAATTCTACCAGGCGGCTTTCAAAGCTCATAGGTTTCAAGTAACTGAATAGTGGATTAGAATTAACCAGAACCTCTGTATAGAAATCTGAGGAGCCTTCCTGTTCAGTTATTCATTGTTAACATTAGCACTGTGCTCTTAAGAGATAATGTTAaagaacagagatttttttttttttgaaaaatgtttttgatttattttttagttgTAATTAGGAACATCTTCAGAGATGTACTTTCCTTTTCATGCAAAAGGAGTGGAAGAACTCATTTCCATCATCTGGGGTATCTTTAGAGTGTAAAGACCATACTGGCTATGTGGTTGCaagttgtaaaaattaaaatgactttaaaggAAACTAGGGGCTGGTCCAGGATCTTCACTGGGAAGACTGTTCTTAAGTAACTTAAGTATCTGTGACTCTGCAAGTATGtgggaaaaaaagatatattattGTGAGGAAATCCATTGTTTAAAGgagtgtgtgttgttgttgttgtttttaaagggaGGGAGTTTATTATTTACTGTTGCTTGAAatactgtgtaaatatatatgtatatatgatgtgcTCTTTGTCAACTAAAATTAGGAGGTGTATGGATATTAGATACATCACTGTGTGGATGTCAATCTTACAGTGTATTAATGATAATACTAAAAATGTAACCtgcattttttttcccacttggCTGTCAATTAAAGTCtattcaaaaagaaaatgcaggAGTCTATTGGTTGTATTATGTTCGAATTTCAAGGTCAGCTGAATTTCTTTTAAACGGAATCACGCCATCCACACTGAGAGCTACCAGCAATGGCCCACCCAGATCCCTGACCAAAGTTGACTTCTTTCTGTTGGGCTTTGGGAATGATCTGTTTTCAGTGTGTCAGGGTTGCCATCTTTCCCTTGCACCATGAAGAGATCGCTCTTGGGGGATGGCTGGGTGGCTTGCTCACAGTGTGGCGGGCATTGTGGTTCAAGGCTTATTTTAATCAAACAGTCGTTGTATCGTGTCCAGACCAACAGAAGACATCTACTGAGTCCTAGCCATTTTGAAAAGTTCACTGATGCCTTCCCAGGATCAGGAGGG of Peromyscus maniculatus bairdii isolate BWxNUB_F1_BW_parent chromosome 4, HU_Pman_BW_mat_3.1, whole genome shotgun sequence contains these proteins:
- the Wt1 gene encoding Wilms tumor protein isoform X9, translating into MCAYPGCNKRYFKLSHLQMHSRKHTGEKPYQCDFKDCERRFSRSDQLKRHQRRHTGVKPFQCKTCQRKFSRSDHLKTHTRTHTGKTSEKPFSCRWHSCQKKFARSDELVRHHNMHQRNMTKLQLAL
- the Wt1 gene encoding Wilms tumor protein isoform X8, which gives rise to MASAFTELCSRVTPQKKDVRRVSGVAPTLVRSASETSEKRPFMCAYPGCNKRYFKLSHLQMHSRKHTGEKPYQCDFKDCERRFSRSDQLKRHQRRHTGVKPFQCKTCQRKFSRSDHLKTHTRTHTGKTSEKPFSCRWHSCQKKFARSDELVRHHNMHQRNMTKLQLAL